From Methylocystis sp. ATCC 49242, one genomic window encodes:
- the cobD gene encoding threonine-phosphate decarboxylase CobD — MTAHHAPAAPVVHGGRLDAARRLYPDAPQPWIDLSTGVNPHPYPLPPVAPEAWSRLPDDDAFAALCAAARRAYRAPAEAAIVAGAGAQAFIQMIPRVFPARRVAILGFTYAEHEACWAASGARVSTAATLDALGESNVAVIVNPNNPDGRVIEPREIAALAQHMTRRGGLVVVDESFMDFTPLHSVASLAATEGVIVLRSFGKAYGLAGLRLGFALCSPALAAPLRAALGPWAASGPALAIGARALADERWLPAAAVACATDAKRLDSLLERAGFGLVGGTSLFRLVRHDKAGDWFSRLCASGVLAREFPQRPEWLRFGLPGGESAWRRLATALEIG, encoded by the coding sequence ATGACGGCGCATCATGCCCCGGCGGCTCCGGTCGTTCACGGCGGCCGGCTCGACGCCGCGCGGCGTCTTTATCCCGATGCGCCGCAACCCTGGATCGATCTCTCGACCGGCGTGAACCCGCATCCCTATCCCTTGCCGCCCGTCGCCCCCGAAGCCTGGTCGCGCCTGCCGGATGACGACGCTTTCGCCGCGCTCTGCGCCGCCGCCCGTCGCGCCTATCGCGCGCCGGCGGAGGCGGCGATCGTGGCCGGCGCCGGCGCTCAGGCCTTCATCCAGATGATCCCGCGCGTTTTCCCGGCGCGCCGCGTCGCCATCCTCGGCTTCACATACGCCGAGCACGAGGCCTGCTGGGCGGCTTCGGGCGCAAGGGTTTCGACTGCCGCAACGCTCGACGCGCTCGGCGAGTCGAATGTCGCGGTCATCGTCAATCCGAACAATCCCGATGGACGCGTGATCGAGCCGCGCGAGATCGCCGCGCTCGCGCAACACATGACGCGAAGGGGCGGGCTCGTCGTCGTCGACGAGTCCTTCATGGATTTCACGCCCCTGCACAGCGTCGCGTCGCTCGCGGCGACGGAAGGCGTGATCGTGCTGCGCTCCTTCGGCAAGGCCTATGGGCTCGCTGGTCTGCGGCTCGGTTTTGCCCTCTGTTCGCCGGCGCTCGCGGCGCCTTTGCGCGCGGCGCTCGGTCCCTGGGCGGCGTCCGGCCCCGCGCTCGCCATCGGCGCCCGCGCGCTTGCCGACGAGCGCTGGCTGCCCGCCGCCGCCGTCGCCTGCGCCACGGACGCGAAGCGTCTCGATTCGCTGCTCGAGCGCGCCGGATTTGGCCTTGTCGGGGGAACGTCGCTCTTTCGCCTCGTCCGCCACGACAAGGCCGGCGACTGGTTTTCTCGTCTCTGCGCGAGCGGCGTGCTGGCGCGGGAGTTCCCGCAGCGGCCGGAGTGGCTGCGATTCGGCCTTCCGGGCGGCGAATCGGCTTGGCGGCGGCTGGCGACGGCCTTAGAGATCGGCTGA
- a CDS encoding cobyric acid synthase — MSRTLMIQGTGSDVGKSLVVAGLARAFVNRGLKVAPFKPQNMSNNAAVTADGGEIGRAQALQARAARLAPCVDINPVLLKPQGGNGSQVVVRGVVAGQAKARDYQHWKPRLKPAVMESFARLRAASDLVIVEGAGSAAEINLRANDIANMGFAREADAPVVLVGDIDRGGVIAQLVGCKAVLDEDDAAMIEGFIVNKFRGDASLFDEGMRFVAERTGWRALGLVPYFEAASRLPAEDAFGLRAQRDTRRQGAVVAVPLLPHIANFDDLDPLKAEPGVDVVFVQPGEPLPADAQLVILPGSKATIADLASLRANGWDIDILAHLRRGGRVFGICGGYQMLGRMIRDPHGMEGDVAEAPGLGLLDIETTLTDRKTLTRVSGRALQSDAPFSGYEMHVGETSGADCARPVLRFDDGRADGAVSRDGRVSGAYVHGLFTDDTLRAAFLREFGAEISALRFEESIEATLDALAAHCEKHIDLDALWEIAR, encoded by the coding sequence ATGAGCCGCACGCTGATGATTCAGGGCACGGGGTCCGACGTCGGCAAGTCGCTCGTCGTCGCGGGGCTTGCGCGCGCCTTCGTCAATCGCGGGCTCAAGGTCGCGCCCTTCAAGCCGCAGAACATGTCGAACAACGCCGCGGTGACGGCGGACGGCGGCGAAATCGGCCGCGCGCAGGCCCTTCAGGCGCGCGCTGCGCGACTGGCGCCGTGCGTGGACATAAATCCCGTGTTGCTGAAGCCGCAAGGCGGCAATGGCTCGCAGGTCGTCGTGCGCGGCGTCGTCGCGGGGCAGGCGAAGGCGCGTGACTATCAGCACTGGAAGCCGCGTCTGAAACCCGCCGTGATGGAAAGCTTCGCGCGCCTCAGGGCGGCGAGCGATCTCGTCATCGTCGAGGGCGCAGGCAGCGCGGCCGAAATCAATCTGCGCGCGAACGACATCGCCAATATGGGTTTCGCGCGCGAGGCCGACGCGCCCGTGGTGCTCGTCGGCGACATCGACCGCGGCGGCGTCATCGCGCAGCTCGTCGGCTGCAAGGCCGTGCTCGACGAGGACGACGCGGCGATGATCGAAGGCTTCATCGTCAATAAATTTCGCGGCGACGCTTCGCTCTTCGACGAGGGCATGCGCTTCGTCGCCGAACGCACGGGCTGGCGCGCGCTGGGTCTCGTGCCCTATTTCGAGGCCGCGTCGCGTCTGCCGGCGGAGGACGCCTTCGGTCTGCGCGCGCAACGCGATACGCGACGACAAGGCGCCGTGGTTGCGGTTCCGCTGCTGCCGCATATCGCCAATTTCGACGATCTCGATCCGCTGAAGGCGGAGCCGGGCGTCGACGTCGTTTTCGTGCAGCCGGGCGAGCCTTTGCCCGCCGATGCGCAACTCGTCATTCTGCCCGGCTCGAAGGCGACCATCGCCGATCTCGCCTCGCTGCGCGCCAATGGCTGGGACATTGACATTCTCGCACATCTGCGCCGCGGTGGACGAGTCTTTGGAATCTGCGGCGGCTATCAGATGCTCGGGCGCATGATCCGTGATCCGCACGGCATGGAGGGCGATGTGGCGGAAGCGCCGGGTCTCGGACTTCTCGACATCGAAACGACGCTGACCGACAGGAAGACGCTCACGCGCGTCTCCGGCCGCGCGTTGCAATCCGACGCTCCCTTCAGCGGCTATGAGATGCATGTCGGCGAAACGTCCGGCGCCGATTGCGCGCGGCCGGTGCTGCGCTTCGACGACGGGCGCGCCGATGGCGCCGTTTCCCGCGACGGGCGCGTCAGCGGCGCCTATGTGCATGGACTCTTCACGGACGATACTTTGCGCGCGGCGTTCCTTCGCGAGTTCGGCGCCGAAATCTCCGCGCTTCGCTTCGAGGAGTCGATCGAGGCGACCCTCGACGCGCTCGCGGCGCATTGCGAGAAACATATCGATCTCGACGCGCTGTGGGAGATTGCGCGATGA